From one Pseudomonadota bacterium genomic stretch:
- a CDS encoding PilC/PilY family type IV pilus protein → MFTFTTKSRALLLTFLLAQATGLPLKADDTEVYLGDLAFSTNIRPNVLFILDTSGSMGDSLTVTTGTYDPATTYSGSCSSSRVYWNNSGNPPSCSTDNYFDTTSNVCNDSATALSAGGTGIYIGRLARYRIRANREDRWSSLNNNDHSSIVECEADYGVHGNGVSSDAYPADENDGGPYNPAAATPPFNWNTTGDSYTLYSANYLNWYYSPGTTTTMTKLEIVQDVLVNLVNSVSGINGALMRFDNRSGNSNQGGYFLLPMQAIDSSSRATFESTINALTDGGNTPLAETLYEAARYYRGEGVKFGNSTSPGTNVAGVLDPADATNSTYLSPIEYQCQQNFIVLLTDGEPTSDNNADTDIQNLPGLTTLAGSCNFNSGDDCLDELAHYLHGVDQIPDATMDDDQTVATYTIGFTTNQQLLQDTATKGGGKYKTADSAQELSTAFNQILSDILSVNTTFVAPAVPVNAFNRLTHRDELYFALFRPEKFPQWPGNLKRYKLTDTGIVDSTSPNALPAVDPATGFFAKGTTSFWTSGADAPDGDNVSKGGAAAELTLTRNMYTYTGASAPADIDLSASDYVFNESNALVTKTMLGDSGMSDAHRTELMQWARGIDVFDSDEDGDTTDARRQMGDPLHSNPVAVNYGGTNTNPDITIFLATNEGLLHAIDTTDGSEQFSFIPQELLPNFEIMYSNNGADSHPYGLDGPLTAWINDANNNGVVEDSSGNTESGEFVYLYMGMRRGGNNYYALDVTDRSAPVLKWIIQGGQGDFTHLAQTWSKMELAAIKSSGNKRQVLIFGGGYDVNQDDNTGIDSEGDAIYMIDADTGARLWWAGKSGSGANLTSADMKYGIPAPVMTGDINADGFTDIMFAVDMGGQVWRFDFNNSGSNTTIAGGVVAKLAGNGSDEHRRFYVKPDVSLIKINGVAYYAVAIGSGYRAHPLNTATQDRFHMLFFPDVYTPPANYNSPLDEDDLLDVTSDLTPDLSSSHGWRIDLDAGEKVLANSLTVDGTVYFTTYKPDANVANSCAPSQGVGRLYIINAYDARPIKNLDGVGSLDSLTVTDRYKTLTRGGIQPEPRLIFTDSDYPILVVGPQVIDEIDLLNPLKRTSWTD, encoded by the coding sequence ATGTTTACCTTCACCACCAAGTCTCGGGCATTGCTGCTGACATTTCTACTGGCACAGGCGACCGGACTCCCGCTCAAGGCAGACGATACCGAGGTCTATCTCGGCGACCTGGCGTTCTCGACCAATATCAGGCCGAACGTCCTCTTCATCCTCGACACCTCTGGCAGTATGGGTGATTCACTGACCGTCACGACCGGCACCTATGACCCCGCTACGACCTACAGCGGCTCGTGCAGTTCCAGCCGGGTTTACTGGAATAACAGCGGCAACCCGCCATCATGCTCGACGGACAATTATTTCGATACCACTTCCAATGTCTGCAACGATTCAGCTACCGCCTTGTCCGCCGGCGGTACCGGCATCTACATCGGCCGGCTGGCACGTTACCGCATCAGGGCCAACCGCGAGGACCGCTGGAGTTCGCTGAATAACAACGATCACAGCAGCATCGTGGAATGCGAGGCCGACTACGGCGTACATGGCAACGGTGTCTCGAGCGATGCCTACCCGGCCGACGAGAATGACGGTGGACCTTATAACCCGGCCGCCGCGACTCCGCCGTTCAACTGGAATACGACCGGCGACTCCTACACCCTGTATTCCGCCAATTACCTGAATTGGTACTATTCACCCGGTACCACCACGACCATGACAAAGCTGGAGATCGTCCAGGACGTGCTCGTGAACCTGGTCAATAGCGTATCCGGCATCAACGGTGCTTTGATGCGCTTCGACAACCGGAGCGGCAATTCAAATCAGGGGGGATATTTCCTCCTGCCCATGCAGGCGATCGACAGCAGTTCGAGAGCGACCTTCGAGTCCACGATCAACGCCCTGACAGACGGTGGCAATACCCCGCTGGCAGAGACCCTGTACGAAGCCGCGCGTTACTACCGCGGTGAAGGCGTGAAGTTCGGCAACAGCACCTCGCCGGGCACCAACGTCGCCGGAGTACTCGACCCGGCTGACGCGACCAACTCCACGTACCTGAGTCCGATTGAATATCAATGCCAGCAGAACTTCATCGTGCTGCTGACCGACGGTGAGCCGACATCAGATAACAACGCCGACACGGATATCCAGAACCTGCCTGGACTGACCACCCTCGCGGGCAGCTGCAATTTCAACAGTGGCGACGATTGCTTGGACGAGCTGGCTCACTACCTGCACGGCGTGGACCAGATACCGGATGCGACCATGGACGACGACCAGACCGTGGCCACCTACACCATCGGCTTCACGACCAATCAACAGCTGCTGCAGGATACAGCCACCAAGGGCGGTGGCAAGTACAAGACGGCAGACAGCGCCCAGGAACTGTCCACGGCCTTTAACCAGATCCTGTCGGACATCCTTTCTGTCAACACCACCTTCGTGGCCCCGGCGGTGCCGGTCAATGCATTCAACCGACTCACCCACCGCGATGAGCTGTATTTCGCCCTGTTCCGTCCGGAGAAATTCCCGCAATGGCCGGGCAACCTGAAGCGTTACAAGCTGACGGATACCGGCATCGTGGATTCCACTTCCCCCAATGCCTTACCCGCGGTCGATCCCGCCACCGGATTCTTCGCCAAGGGAACCACGAGTTTCTGGACCTCGGGCGCCGACGCACCGGATGGGGATAATGTGAGCAAGGGCGGTGCTGCCGCGGAGCTGACGCTCACGCGCAATATGTATACCTATACGGGTGCCAGCGCGCCAGCCGATATCGATCTCAGTGCCAGCGATTATGTTTTCAACGAATCGAACGCACTGGTTACCAAGACGATGCTGGGGGATAGTGGCATGTCGGATGCCCATCGCACCGAGCTGATGCAGTGGGCGCGGGGTATCGACGTATTCGATTCTGACGAAGACGGCGACACCACGGATGCCAGGCGGCAGATGGGTGACCCGCTCCACAGCAACCCGGTCGCGGTGAATTACGGTGGCACGAACACCAATCCTGATATCACGATATTCCTGGCGACCAACGAAGGCCTGCTGCATGCCATCGACACCACGGATGGCAGTGAACAGTTTTCCTTTATCCCGCAGGAGCTGTTGCCGAACTTCGAAATCATGTACAGCAACAACGGCGCTGATAGCCACCCTTACGGCCTGGATGGTCCGCTGACCGCCTGGATCAACGACGCCAACAACAACGGGGTCGTGGAAGACAGCAGCGGCAACACGGAAAGCGGTGAATTTGTCTACCTTTACATGGGTATGCGCCGCGGCGGCAACAACTACTACGCGCTCGATGTCACCGACCGTTCTGCACCTGTACTGAAATGGATAATCCAGGGCGGCCAGGGTGACTTTACCCATCTCGCCCAGACCTGGTCGAAGATGGAACTCGCCGCGATCAAGAGCAGCGGCAACAAGCGCCAGGTGCTGATCTTCGGCGGCGGCTATGATGTCAACCAGGATGACAATACCGGCATCGATTCCGAAGGCGATGCCATCTACATGATCGACGCGGACACCGGTGCCAGGCTCTGGTGGGCCGGCAAGAGCGGCTCGGGCGCGAACCTGACCAGTGCCGACATGAAATACGGCATACCGGCTCCGGTCATGACCGGCGATATCAATGCCGACGGCTTTACCGACATCATGTTCGCCGTGGACATGGGTGGCCAGGTCTGGCGCTTCGATTTCAACAACAGCGGCAGCAACACGACCATAGCGGGCGGCGTGGTTGCCAAGCTGGCCGGCAACGGCAGCGACGAACATCGCCGCTTCTACGTCAAGCCTGACGTCTCGCTGATCAAGATCAATGGCGTGGCCTACTATGCCGTGGCTATCGGTTCGGGCTACCGTGCCCATCCCTTGAACACGGCCACCCAGGACCGTTTCCACATGCTGTTCTTCCCCGACGTCTACACGCCGCCGGCGAACTACAACAGCCCGCTCGACGAAGACGACCTGCTCGATGTCACGAGCGACCTGACGCCGGATCTGTCTTCCAGTCATGGCTGGCGCATCGACCTGGATGCCGGAGAAAAGGTCCTGGCGAACTCGCTGACCGTGGACGGTACGGTCTATTTCACGACCTACAAACCGGATGCGAATGTCGCGAATTCCTGCGCTCCCAGCCAGGGCGTCGGGCGCCTGTATATCATCAATGCCTACGATGCCCGGCCGATCAAGAATCTCGACGGCGTAGGCAGTCTTGACAGCCTCACGGTAACGGACCGGTACAAGACGCTGACACGGGGCGGTATCCAGCCCGAGCCGCGTCTGATCTTCACCGATTCCGACTACCCGATCCTGGTCGTCGGACCACAGGTGATCGATGAAATCGACCTGCTGAACCCACTCAAACGCACCTCCTGGACCGACTGA
- a CDS encoding type IV pilin protein, translated as MKRQQGFTLIELMVVLVVLAILTAIAYPSYTNQVIKSRRADGIAALNRAAMIMESCRSDNASYVGCEAGVAANSEDGFYAIAAPVSATATAYSFEATPQGVQVNDALCTKLTLNSAGTRGYTGDAPDADTCWGQ; from the coding sequence ATGAAGCGACAGCAGGGGTTCACGTTGATCGAGCTGATGGTCGTGTTGGTGGTCCTCGCCATCCTCACGGCCATCGCCTATCCGAGCTACACCAACCAGGTGATCAAGTCGCGCCGCGCCGACGGTATCGCCGCGCTCAATCGTGCTGCAATGATCATGGAATCCTGCCGCTCGGATAATGCGAGCTACGTCGGTTGCGAGGCAGGTGTGGCCGCTAACTCCGAAGACGGTTTCTATGCGATTGCCGCACCGGTTTCAGCGACAGCGACCGCGTACTCGTTCGAGGCGACCCCCCAGGGCGTGCAGGTCAATGATGCGCTGTGCACGAAGCTGACGCTCAACTCGGCGGGCACCCGTGGGTATACTGGCGACGCCCCGGACGCGGACACCTGTTGGGGACAGTAG
- a CDS encoding NrdJb has product MAIRIEKKIVGYKVGDRDEPQQLAKVAAAEAPREDNIVHLHEKLERPEMLIGSTYKVKTPLSEHALYVTINDIVLNHGTDNELRRPFEIFINSKNMDHFQWIVALTRIISAVFRKGGDVTFLVEELRSVFDPRGGYFKKGGKYMPSLVAEIGDAIECHMRMIGLLKDDGLDEHQQKLVAEKRAQYEAAKGAEEATDAGDFPEGAQLCGKCHTKAAIQLDGCLTCLNCGESKCG; this is encoded by the coding sequence ATGGCTATTCGAATCGAAAAGAAGATTGTGGGTTACAAGGTCGGTGATCGTGACGAGCCGCAGCAGCTGGCAAAGGTCGCCGCAGCGGAGGCTCCGCGCGAAGACAACATCGTGCACCTGCACGAGAAGCTGGAACGTCCGGAGATGCTGATCGGTTCGACCTACAAGGTCAAGACGCCGCTCTCCGAGCACGCGTTGTATGTCACCATCAACGACATCGTGCTCAATCATGGCACCGATAACGAACTGCGTCGTCCCTTCGAGATCTTCATCAACTCGAAGAACATGGACCACTTCCAGTGGATCGTGGCGCTGACCCGGATTATTTCCGCAGTGTTCCGCAAGGGCGGGGACGTGACCTTCCTGGTGGAGGAATTGCGTTCGGTGTTCGATCCGCGCGGCGGCTACTTCAAGAAAGGTGGCAAGTATATGCCCTCACTGGTGGCCGAGATCGGGGACGCGATCGAGTGCCACATGCGCATGATCGGTCTGCTCAAGGATGACGGCCTCGACGAGCATCAGCAGAAGCTGGTCGCCGAGAAGCGCGCCCAGTACGAGGCCGCCAAGGGTGCGGAAGAAGCCACCGATGCCGGCGATTTCCCGGAGGGTGCGCAGCTGTGCGGCAAGTGCCACACCAAGGCTGCGATCCAGCTCGACGGCTGCCTGACCTGTCTGAACTGTGGCGAGTCGAAGTGCGGATAA
- a CDS encoding adenosylcobalamin-dependent ribonucleoside-diphosphate reductase: MTTMAHLEAVPTGVTEIPLQPASQDIWEKKYCLKTKDGMPVDETIDATYQRVARALADVETTPEAREAWYREFLWALRHGAIPAGRITSNAGAQEHKPATSTINCTVSGTVMDSMNDILEKVHEAGLTLKAGCGIGYEFSTLRPRGAYVSGAGAYTSGPLSFMDIYDKMCFTVSSAGGRRGAQMATFDVGHPDVLDFIRAKREDGRLRQFNLSLLITTEFMDAVQNEADWKLAFPISRKEQEAGIDLNDPEQVIWREWPYKGDYITNNAGLVACRVYRTVPAQRLWDMIMSSTYDFAEPGFILIDKVNEMNNNWFCENIRATNPCGEQPLPPYGSCLLGSINLTKFVRNPFTRRAEFDWKEFRKVVAVFTRMLDNVVEINGLPLAGQRDEIHRKRRHGMGFLGLGSTVTMLRMKYGEKDSVEFTERVSRELALTGWQVALELALEKGAAPIMDEDFTVTEEMLRKRPEMRRDGYLPGDTVKGKVLHARYSRYMQRIAGLDPALAEQLAETGARFTHHSSIAPTGTISLSLANNASNGIEPSFAHHYFRNVIREGRKTKEKVDVFSFELLAYRELVNPNANPGSDGEGDTLPDYFIAADNVTPKQHVDIQAAAQKWVDSSISKTANVPTDYPYEDFKGIYLYAYKQGLKGCTTFRFNPEAFQGVLVKGKDLENTVYEFTLDDGSKVSLKGNEEVEYDGEIHTAANLYDALKEGYYGKF, encoded by the coding sequence ATGACCACCATGGCACACCTCGAAGCAGTCCCGACCGGCGTTACCGAGATCCCGCTGCAGCCGGCATCACAGGATATCTGGGAAAAGAAATACTGCCTGAAGACCAAGGACGGCATGCCGGTCGACGAGACTATCGATGCCACCTACCAGCGCGTCGCCCGTGCCCTCGCCGATGTCGAGACCACGCCCGAAGCACGCGAGGCCTGGTATCGCGAATTCCTCTGGGCGCTGCGTCATGGCGCGATTCCCGCCGGCCGCATCACCTCCAATGCCGGCGCACAGGAGCACAAACCCGCCACCTCCACCATCAACTGCACGGTATCCGGCACGGTGATGGACTCCATGAACGATATCCTGGAGAAGGTGCACGAGGCCGGCCTGACGCTGAAGGCCGGTTGCGGTATCGGTTACGAGTTCTCCACCCTGCGTCCGCGGGGTGCCTATGTGTCCGGTGCCGGTGCCTATACCTCCGGTCCCCTGTCGTTCATGGACATCTACGACAAGATGTGTTTCACCGTCTCCTCGGCCGGCGGGCGGCGTGGGGCACAGATGGCCACCTTCGACGTCGGGCACCCGGATGTGCTGGATTTCATCCGTGCCAAGCGCGAGGACGGCCGGCTGCGCCAGTTCAACCTCTCCCTGCTCATCACCACCGAGTTCATGGACGCGGTACAGAACGAGGCGGACTGGAAGCTGGCATTCCCGATCAGTCGCAAGGAACAGGAAGCGGGTATCGACCTGAACGATCCCGAGCAGGTGATCTGGCGCGAATGGCCGTACAAGGGTGACTACATCACCAACAATGCCGGCCTGGTGGCCTGCAGGGTATACCGGACCGTCCCGGCGCAGCGGCTGTGGGACATGATCATGAGTTCGACCTACGATTTTGCCGAGCCGGGTTTCATCCTGATCGACAAGGTCAACGAGATGAACAACAACTGGTTTTGCGAGAACATACGCGCCACCAATCCCTGTGGCGAGCAGCCGCTGCCGCCGTACGGCTCCTGCCTGCTGGGTTCGATCAACCTGACCAAGTTCGTGCGCAACCCGTTTACCCGGCGCGCCGAATTCGACTGGAAGGAATTCCGCAAGGTGGTCGCGGTCTTCACCCGCATGCTCGACAACGTGGTCGAGATCAACGGTCTGCCGCTGGCTGGCCAGCGCGACGAGATCCATCGCAAGCGCCGCCACGGGATGGGATTCCTGGGGCTTGGATCCACTGTCACCATGCTGCGCATGAAATACGGCGAGAAGGACTCGGTGGAATTCACCGAGCGCGTCAGCCGCGAGCTGGCCCTGACCGGCTGGCAGGTGGCGCTGGAACTCGCGCTGGAAAAGGGGGCGGCACCGATCATGGACGAGGATTTCACCGTCACCGAGGAGATGCTGCGCAAGCGCCCGGAGATGCGCCGCGACGGTTATCTGCCCGGCGACACTGTTAAGGGCAAGGTCCTGCATGCGCGTTACAGCCGCTATATGCAGCGTATTGCCGGCTTGGATCCCGCGCTGGCAGAGCAGTTGGCCGAAACCGGTGCGCGCTTTACCCATCACAGCTCGATCGCGCCGACCGGTACCATCTCGCTGTCGCTGGCCAACAACGCCAGCAACGGTATCGAGCCCAGCTTTGCGCACCATTATTTCCGCAACGTGATCCGTGAAGGACGCAAGACCAAGGAAAAGGTCGATGTGTTTTCCTTCGAGCTGCTTGCCTATCGCGAGCTGGTGAATCCGAATGCCAATCCCGGGTCAGACGGCGAGGGCGATACCCTGCCGGACTATTTCATCGCCGCGGACAACGTGACGCCGAAGCAGCACGTGGACATCCAGGCGGCGGCGCAGAAGTGGGTGGATTCCTCCATTTCCAAGACCGCAAACGTCCCGACCGATTATCCCTACGAGGATTTCAAGGGCATCTACCTGTATGCCTACAAGCAGGGCCTGAAGGGTTGCACCACCTTCCGCTTCAACCCGGAGGCGTTCCAGGGCGTGCTGGTCAAGGGTAAGGACCTGGAGAACACCGTCTACGAATTCACTCTGGACGACGGTAGCAAGGTCAGTCTGAAGGGCAACGAGGAGGTCGAATACGACGGCGAGATCCATACCGCCGCGAATCTGTACGATGCGCTGAAGGAAGGCTACTACGGCAAGTTCTAG
- a CDS encoding sulfite exporter TauE/SafE family protein yields MNIETLGAAALVGLLGGTHCIGMCGGIVGALTSGLSGDLRNSRRRLFAAQLAYNIGRVVSYGVAGLLAGLLGQQATTMGLTGGFPVGGVVAAIIMILLGLYLGGWWQILQWTERLGAHLWRRIEPLGRRFIPVRHSGQALLLGLVWGWLPCGMVYSVLTLALASGSGPEGGAIMLAFGVGTLPTMLAIGIAFGSLGRWVRDARVRKAAGILVILMGVVMLLAIPGRHGHHSHPPAEPAGQHHHLHPE; encoded by the coding sequence ATGAACATAGAAACCCTGGGTGCTGCCGCTCTCGTTGGCCTGCTCGGCGGCACGCATTGTATCGGGATGTGCGGCGGCATAGTCGGCGCCCTGACCTCGGGGCTATCCGGTGACCTGCGCAACTCGCGGCGTCGCCTGTTCGCGGCCCAGCTGGCCTATAACATTGGCCGCGTCGTCAGCTACGGTGTAGCCGGTCTGCTGGCCGGCCTCCTGGGGCAGCAAGCCACGACGATGGGCCTGACCGGGGGGTTTCCCGTAGGTGGAGTCGTCGCCGCCATCATCATGATCCTGCTCGGGTTGTATCTGGGCGGTTGGTGGCAGATCCTGCAATGGACGGAGCGTCTGGGCGCGCATCTCTGGCGCCGTATCGAACCGCTCGGCCGCCGTTTCATCCCGGTGCGTCATTCCGGTCAGGCACTGTTGCTCGGTCTGGTCTGGGGATGGCTGCCCTGTGGCATGGTCTACTCGGTGCTTACGCTGGCACTGGCCAGCGGGTCTGGCCCAGAGGGTGGGGCGATCATGCTTGCCTTCGGAGTCGGTACCCTGCCGACGATGCTGGCCATCGGGATTGCCTTCGGCTCGCTGGGCCGCTGGGTGCGGGATGCGCGGGTGCGCAAGGCGGCCGGCATCCTGGTCATCCTGATGGGGGTCGTGATGCTGCTTGCTATTCCCGGCAGGCATGGGCATCATTCGCACCCCCCGGCCGAACCCGCGGGCCAGCATCACCACCTGCATCCCGAATAG
- a CDS encoding FixH family protein translates to MYAMADQERRRRRWYQEPWVWLLIALPLTAVVGGMITIYLAVTTSDGLVVDDYYERGKAINQDLARDDAARRYGLSANLVLYQGNTLRLQLSAINGNWPETVSLSLLHPTRAGHDQAVRLRHTGAGSYQGTIEPPAEGHWYIQLEADDWRLSGTLQVPQTQPLLLVPAG, encoded by the coding sequence ATGTACGCCATGGCGGATCAGGAGCGGCGGCGCAGACGTTGGTACCAGGAACCCTGGGTATGGTTGCTGATAGCGCTGCCGCTGACAGCCGTGGTGGGAGGCATGATCACCATCTACCTCGCCGTCACGACCAGTGACGGGCTGGTGGTGGATGATTACTATGAGCGCGGCAAGGCCATCAATCAGGACCTGGCGCGTGACGATGCGGCGCGGCGTTACGGTCTGAGCGCCAACCTGGTGCTGTATCAGGGCAACACCCTGCGGTTGCAGTTGTCTGCCATCAATGGCAACTGGCCAGAAACCGTTAGCCTGTCGCTGTTGCATCCAACCCGTGCCGGCCATGACCAGGCCGTGCGACTCCGGCACACGGGCGCCGGCAGTTACCAGGGTACGATCGAACCACCGGCGGAAGGGCACTGGTATATCCAGCTGGAGGCGGATGACTGGCGCCTGTCCGGTACCCTGCAGGTCCCGCAGACCCAGCCCTTGCTGCTGGTGCCGGCTGGCTGA
- the ccoG gene encoding cytochrome c oxidase accessory protein CcoG, whose amino-acid sequence MAEVEQKRPVTTGGADEQVEKSLYAKAAKIYPREVHGLFARLRVLGVLSLLGIYYVTPWLRWDGHQALLLDLPARKFYIFFLTLWPQDFIYLAALLIIAGLSLFFVTAIAGRVWCGYACPQTVWTEAFLWIERKVEGDRARQQKLDAQAMNARKFRIKATKQVLWILFAGWTGFTFVGYFTPIIELGQRLLTFSLGPWETFWVIFYSFATYGNAGFMREQVCKYMCPYARFQSAMFDKDTLIVSYIPERGEPRGSRKRSADPRALGLGDCIDCTMCVQVCPTGIDIRDGLQYECIACSACIDACDDVMEKMGYEKGLIRYTTENAMHGKASHILRPRIVIYAMILLAIMGLFVWSFSQRISLGLDVIRDRNQLYRETSAGLIENVYTLKVLNMDGAAHRYTLSVSGIPGLQLRMDLPEIRVASGDVLELPVRLQADEAALKARSSVIEFSLVADDAPALTATETARFLGPR is encoded by the coding sequence ATGGCTGAGGTTGAACAGAAAAGACCCGTAACGACGGGCGGCGCCGACGAGCAGGTCGAAAAATCCCTGTACGCCAAGGCGGCGAAGATCTATCCGCGCGAGGTGCACGGTTTGTTCGCGCGTCTGCGCGTGCTTGGCGTGCTGAGCCTGCTGGGTATCTATTACGTTACGCCATGGCTGCGCTGGGATGGGCATCAGGCCCTGCTGCTGGACCTGCCGGCGCGCAAGTTTTACATCTTTTTCCTCACCCTGTGGCCGCAGGATTTCATCTACCTCGCCGCATTGCTGATCATCGCCGGACTGTCGCTGTTCTTCGTGACCGCCATTGCAGGGCGCGTATGGTGCGGTTACGCCTGCCCGCAGACAGTGTGGACCGAGGCTTTCCTGTGGATCGAACGTAAGGTCGAAGGTGATCGGGCCCGGCAGCAGAAGCTCGACGCGCAGGCGATGAACGCCCGCAAGTTCCGCATCAAGGCCACCAAGCAAGTACTATGGATCCTGTTTGCCGGTTGGACCGGCTTTACCTTCGTCGGTTATTTCACTCCCATCATCGAGCTCGGGCAGCGGCTGCTGACGTTCAGTCTTGGCCCGTGGGAAACGTTCTGGGTCATCTTTTACAGCTTCGCGACCTATGGCAATGCGGGCTTCATGCGTGAGCAGGTCTGCAAGTACATGTGCCCGTACGCGCGTTTCCAGAGCGCCATGTTCGACAAGGACACCCTGATCGTCTCGTACATACCCGAGCGCGGCGAGCCGCGCGGATCGCGCAAGCGCAGCGCCGATCCGCGGGCGCTGGGTCTGGGCGATTGCATCGACTGCACCATGTGCGTGCAGGTATGCCCGACCGGTATCGATATCCGCGATGGGCTGCAGTACGAATGCATCGCCTGTTCGGCCTGTATCGATGCCTGCGATGACGTGATGGAAAAGATGGGCTACGAAAAGGGCCTGATCCGCTATACCACGGAAAATGCCATGCACGGCAAAGCGTCGCATATACTCCGGCCGCGCATTGTCATCTACGCCATGATACTGCTTGCCATCATGGGCCTGTTCGTCTGGTCCTTCAGTCAACGCATCTCGCTGGGGCTGGACGTCATCAGGGATCGCAACCAGCTGTACCGGGAAACGAGCGCCGGCCTGATCGAGAACGTCTATACCCTCAAGGTGCTTAACATGGATGGTGCCGCGCATCGCTATACCCTGAGCGTCAGCGGTATCCCGGGGCTGCAGCTGCGCATGGACCTGCCGGAAATCCGCGTGGCATCGGGCGATGTGCTGGAGCTGCCGGTACGGTTGCAAGCCGACGAGGCTGCGCTGAAGGCGCGCAGCAGCGTGATCGAGTTCAGTCTCGTGGCAGATGATGCCCCGGCGCTGACCGCAACCGAGACAGCGCGCTTCCTGGGGCCGCGCTAG
- the ccoP gene encoding cytochrome-c oxidase, cbb3-type subunit III yields MADFTSGFWNIYIIILTVVSILACFWLVRWLSTAPGEDIGKPTGHVWDEDLQELNNPLPRWWLMLFYITLFFAIGYLALYPGLGSFKGFLGWSSTGQYQSEMDKADAEYGPLFKKYAGMDLMAVAADPEARRMGERMFVSYCAVCHGSDARGARGFPNLRDNDWLYGGTPQAIEASILNGRNGVMPAWEQALGGEAGVADVAAYVFSLSGKEADPAAAGRGQEKFQQLCVACHGMDGKGNQALGAPNLTDDVWLYGGSKTAVMETIAKGRNGQMPAHREFLGEEKAHLLAAYVYSLSAGQSAE; encoded by the coding sequence ATGGCTGATTTCACAAGCGGCTTCTGGAACATCTACATCATTATCCTGACAGTCGTGTCGATTCTGGCCTGTTTCTGGCTGGTGCGCTGGCTGTCCACCGCGCCTGGCGAAGATATCGGCAAGCCGACCGGGCACGTCTGGGACGAGGACTTGCAGGAGCTGAACAACCCGCTGCCGCGCTGGTGGCTGATGCTGTTCTACATCACGCTCTTTTTCGCCATTGGCTACCTCGCGCTCTATCCCGGCCTCGGTTCCTTCAAGGGCTTCCTGGGCTGGTCCTCGACCGGCCAGTACCAGAGCGAGATGGACAAGGCGGATGCCGAGTACGGTCCCTTGTTTAAGAAATATGCGGGTATGGACCTGATGGCTGTGGCTGCCGATCCCGAGGCACGCCGCATGGGCGAGCGCATGTTCGTAAGCTACTGTGCCGTATGCCACGGTTCGGACGCGCGCGGTGCACGCGGTTTCCCGAACCTGCGCGATAACGACTGGCTCTACGGCGGTACGCCGCAAGCCATCGAAGCTTCCATTCTCAACGGTCGCAACGGTGTGATGCCGGCCTGGGAACAGGCGCTGGGCGGCGAGGCTGGCGTGGCGGACGTGGCTGCCTACGTGTTCAGCCTGAGCGGCAAGGAGGCCGATCCGGCCGCTGCCGGTCGAGGCCAGGAGAAGTTCCAACAGCTGTGCGTAGCCTGTCACGGTATGGACGGCAAGGGTAATCAGGCCCTGGGCGCACCTAATCTCACAGACGATGTCTGGTTGTACGGTGGCAGCAAGACTGCTGTAATGGAGACCATTGCCAAGGGTCGCAATGGCCAGATGCCGGCACACCGCGAATTCCTGGGCGAGGAGAAAGCGCATCTGCTCGCGGCTTATGTCTACAGCCTGTCGGCAGGTCAGTCTGCTGAATAG
- a CDS encoding cbb3-type cytochrome c oxidase subunit 3, giving the protein MSQTLLHEIWTVVALVVFVGIVVWAWSGKRKKQFEEAANIPFDEDDGMTPADKYSKENSHG; this is encoded by the coding sequence GTGAGTCAGACGCTGTTGCATGAGATCTGGACGGTGGTGGCGCTGGTGGTGTTCGTCGGCATCGTCGTCTGGGCCTGGAGCGGCAAGCGGAAGAAACAGTTTGAAGAGGCGGCAAACATCCCGTTCGACGAAGACGACGGGATGACGCCGGCAGATAAATATTCCAAGGAGAATTCCCATGGCTGA